One window of Toxotes jaculatrix isolate fToxJac2 chromosome 19, fToxJac2.pri, whole genome shotgun sequence genomic DNA carries:
- the myh6 gene encoding myosin-6: MGDALMAEFGKAAPFLRKSEKERLEAQTRPFDIKTECFVVDDKVEYVKGQIQSKDGGMVTVKKEDGTTVTVKESDVHPQNPPKFDKIEDMAMFTFLHEPAVLFNLKERYAAWMIYTYSGLFCVTVNPYKWLPVYDAEVVAAYRGKKRSEAPPHIFSISDNAYQYMLTDRENQSVLITGESGAGKTVNTKRVIQYFASIAAVGGGGKKDTSKGTLEDQIIQANPALEAFGNAKTVRNDNSSRFGKFIRIHFGTSGKLSSADIETYLLEKSRVTFQLKAERNYHIFYQILSNQKPELLDMLLITNNPYDYSYISQGEVTVASINDSDELMATDSAFDVLGFTPEEKMAVYKLTGAIMHYGNMKFKQKQREEQAEPDGTEAADKSAYLMGLNSADLIKGLCHPRVKVGNEYVTKGQSVDQVYYAIGALAKSVYEKMFNWMVVRINQSLDTKQHRQYFIGVLDIAGFEIFDFNTFEQLCINYTNEKLQQFFNHHMFVLEQEEYKKEGIEWEFIDFGMDLQACIDLIEKPLGILSILEEECMFPKASDQTFKSKLYDNHLGKNKMFEKPRATKGKAEASFALVHYAGTVDYNISGWLVKNKDPLNETVVGLYQKSSLKLLSLLFSSYSGADSGDKGGGKGAKKKGSSFQTVSALHRENLNKLMNNLKTTHPHFVRCLIPNERKTPGVMDNCLVMHQLRCNGVLEGIRICRKGFPNRVLYGDFKQRYRILNASAIPEGQFIDCKKSAEKLLGSLDIDHTQYKFGHTKVFFKAGLLGTLEEMRDEQLSRIITRIQANARALLMRAQFAKLVERRDALMVIQWNLRSFLGVKNWPWMKLFFKIKPLLKSAESEKEMANMKDEYNKLKEALEKSEARRKELEEKIVTLLQEKNDLTLQIQSEQDTLTDAEERCEQLIKSKIQLEAKLKEMTERLEDEEELNADLTAKKRKLEDECSELKKDIDDLELTLAKVEKEKHATENKVKNLTEEMASQDENIMKLTKEKRALQEAHQQTLDDLQSEEDKANSLTKAKAKLEQQVDDLEGSLEQEKKVRMDLERSKRKLEGDLKLTQESVMDLENDKQQLEEKLKKKDFEMAQITSRLEDEQMASVQLQKKLKENQARIEELEEELDAERAARAKVEKQRSDLSRELEDISERLEEAGGATSAQVELNKKRDAEFQKLRRELEESTLHHEATAASLRKKHADSVAELGEQIDNLQRVKQKLEKEKSELKLELDDLSSNMESVVKAKSNIEKMCRTMEDNMNEYKSKYEEAQRTINDLTTQRAKLLTENGEFGRQLEEKECLISQLTRGKNSYNQQVEDLRRQLEEEVKAKNALAHAVQSARHDCDLLREQFEEEQEAKAELQRALSKSNTDVSAWRTKYETDGIQRTEELEEAKKKLVQRLQEAEEAIEAVNAKCSSLEKTKHRLQNEIEDLMLDLERSNAASAALDKKQRTFDKVLAEWKQKFEESQCELEASQKEARSLSTELFKLRNAYEECLDQLETMKRENKNLQEEISDLTDQLGEGGRSAHELEKIRKQLEQEKTELQSALEEAEGSLEHEESKILRAQLEFNQVKADMERKVAEKDEEMEQAKRNYQRMLESLQSSLESETRSRNEALRVKKKMEGDLNEMEIQLSQANRQAADAQKQLKSLQAFLKDIQLQLDDAHHSNDDLRENIALLERRNNLIQAELEEVRAAIEQTERSRKLAEQELTDATERMQLLHSQNTSLINQKKKHEADLLHLQNEMEEAIQENRNAEEKAKKAITDAAMMAEELKKEQDTSAHLERMKKNMEQTIKDLQHRLDEAEQIAMKGGKKQLQKLEARIKELENELEAEQRKGTDSIKGVRKYERRIKELTYQTEEDRKNMARLQDLVDKLQLKVKSYKHAAEEAEEAANTNMAKLRKLQHELEEAEERADIAESQVNKLRAKTRDGTSKKGLDE; this comes from the coding sequence ATGGGTGACGCGCTGATGGCCGAGTTCGGGAAGGCTGCTCCTTTCCTGAGAAAGTCAGAGAAGGAGCGTCTGGAAGCTCAGACCAGACCTTTTGACATCAAAACtgagtgttttgttgttgacgATAAAGTAGAATATGTAAAGGGACAAATCCAGAGTAAAGACGGAGGAATGGTGACCGTTAAGAAGGAGGATGGAACAACTGTAACTGTGAAGGAGTCTGATGTTCACCCCCAGAACCCGCCAAAATTTGATAAAATCGAAGACATGGCGATGTTCACTTTCCTTCATGAGCCCGCTGTGCTGTTTAACCTTAAAGAGCGTTATGCTGCCTGGATGATCTACACCTactctgggctcttctgtgtcaCCGTCAATCCTTACAAGTGGCTTCCTGTCTACGATGCTGAGGTAGTGGCTGCCTACAGGGGGAAGAAGAGAAGTGAGGCCCCCCCTCATATCTTCTCCATCTCTGATAATGCCTACCAGTATATGCTAACTGACAGAGAGAACCAGTCTGTCCTCATCACCGGAGAATCTGGAGCAGGAAAGACTGTGAACACTAAGAGAGTCATCCAGTACTTTGCCAGCATTGCTGCTGTTGGAGGTGGAGGCAAAAAAGACACCAGCAAGGGGACACTGGAGGATCAAATCATCCAGGCAAACCCTGCACTAGAGGCCTTTGGGAACGCCAAAACAGTAAGAAATGACAATTCATCTCGTTTTGGAAAATTCATTCGTATTCACTTCGGAACAAGTGGCAAACTGTCGTCAGCTGACATTGAGACATACCTGCTGGAGAAGTCACGTGTCACCTTTCAGCTCAAGGCTGAGAGGAACTACCACATCTTCTACCAGATCCTGTCCAATCAGAAGCCAGAGCTGCTGGACATGCTACTGATCACGAACAACCCATATGACTACTCCTACATCTCCCAAGGAGAGGTAACGGTTGCCTCCATCAATGACTCGGATGAGCTGATGGCTACTGACAGCGCCTTCGATGTGCTCGGTTTCACACCGGAGGAGAAGATGGCCGTCTATAAACTGACTGGTGCCATCATGCACTACGGCAACATGAAGTTCAAACAGAAGCAGCGTGAGGAGCAGGCGGAACCCGATGGGACAGAGGCAGCTGATAAATCAGCTTACCTGATGGGGCTGAACTCTGCTGACCTTATCAAAGGCCTGTGCCACCCCAGAGTCAAGGTAGGCAATGAATACGTCACCAAAGGTCAAAGTGTGGACCAAGTCTACTACGCTATTGGTGCTCTGGCTAAGTCAGTGTATGAAAAGATGTTTAACTGGATGGTGGTGAGAATTAACCAATCCctggacacaaaacaacaccGTCAGTACTTCATAGGAGTGCTGGACATTGCTGGATTTGAGATCTTTGATTTCAACACATTCGAGCAGCTGTGCATCAACTACACCAATGAGAAACTGCAACAGTTTTTCAACCATCACATGTTTGTTCTGGAGCAAGAGGAGTACAAAAAAGAAGGTATCGAGTGGGAGTTTATCGACTTTGGGATGGACTTACAAGCTTGTATTGACCTCATTGAGAAGCCACTGGGGATCCTGTCAATTCTGGAGGAAGAATGCATGTTTCCCAAAGCCAGTGACCAGACTTTCAAATCCAAGCTCTATGATAATCATCTGGGCAAGAACAAGATGTTTGAGAAGCCGAGGGCAACAAAGGGGAAAGCAGAGGCTAGTTTTGCCCTGGTTCACTATGCTGGTACTGTGGACTACAACATCAGTGGCTGGCTGGTCAAAAACAAAGACCCCCTGAATGAAACTGTGGTTGGACTTTACCAGAAATCCTCTCTGAAGCTTCTCAGTCTGCTGTTTTCAAGTTATTCAGGAGCTGATAGTGGTGACAAGGGAGGCGGAAAAGGAGCCAAGAAGAAAGGCTCGTCGTTCCAGACGGTGTCTGCACTTCACAGGGAAAACCTGAACAAGCTGATGAACAACCTGAAAACTACACATCCCCATTTTGTCCGCTGTCTAATTCCTAATGAGAGGAAAACTCCAGGGGTCATGGACAACTGCCTTGTGATGCACCAGCTGCGCTGTAACGGTGTCCTGGAAGGGATCAGAATCTGCAGGAAGGGTTTCCCAAACAGGGTGCTCTATGGTGACTTTAAACAGCGGTACAGAATCCTGAATGCCTCTGCCATCCCTGAGGGCCAGTTCATTGACTGTAAGAAAAGTGCTGAAAAGTTGCTGGGATCACTAGACATTGACCACACTCAGTATAAGTTTGGTCACACAAAGGTTTTCTTTAAAGCAGGCCTGCTGGGAACACTGGAGGAGATGCGAGATGAGCAACTCTCTCGAATCATCACCAGGATCCAGGCTAATGCCCGGGCACTCCTCATGAGGGCACAGTTTGCAAAGCTAGTGGAACGCAGAGATGCTCTGATGGTTATCCAGTGGAACCTTCGTTCTTTCCTGGGTGTAAAGAATTGGCCCTGGATGAAGCTCTTCTTCAAGATCAAACCCCTGCTGAAGAGCGCTGAGTCCGAGAAAGAGATGGCCAACATGAAAGATGAGTACAACAAACTGAAAGAAGCTCTGGAGAAGTCAGAAGCGAGACGAAAAGAATTAGAGGAGAAAATAGTGACTCTTCTCCAAGAGAAGAACGATCTGACTCTGCAAATTCAGTCTGAACAGGATACTTTGACAGATGCTGAAGAACGCTGTGAACAGCTTATAAAAAGCAAGATTCAACTGGAGGCCAAGCTGaaagagatgacagaaagacttgaagatgaagaagagctgAATGCAGATCTCACAGCTAAGAAACGCAAGCTGGAGGATGAATGTTCAGAGTTAAAGAAAGATATTGATGACCTGGAGCTAACGTTGGCCAAGGTCGAGAAAGAGAAACATGCTACAGAGAATAAAGTGAAAAACCTGACGGAGGAGATGGCTTCTCAGGATGAGAACATCATGAAGCTGACCAAAGAGAAGAGGGCATTGCAGGAGGCTCATCAGCAGACACTGGATGACCttcagagtgaagaggacaaaGCCAACAGTTTAACCAAAGCTAAAGCTAAGCTGGAGCAACAGGTGGATGATCTGGAGGGCTCACTGGAGCAAGAGAAGAAAGTCAGGATGGACCTTGAGCGCTCAAAGAGGAAGCTTGAGGGAGACCTGAAACTGACCCAGGAGAGTGTGATGGACTTGGAGAATGATAAACAACAGCTGGAGGAAAAGCTCAAGAAAAAGGACTTTGAAATGGCCCAAATCACTTCAAGACTGGAAGATGAGCAGATGGCTTCAGTTCAGCTCcagaagaaactgaaagaaaaccagGCGAGAATTGAGGAGTTGGAAGAGGAGCTGGATGCTGAGCGTGCAGCCCGAGCCAAAGTTGAGAAGCAGCGCTCCGACCTTTCCCGTGAGCTGGAGGACATCAGTGAACGTCTGGAAGAAGCAGGTGGAGCAACATCAGCTCAAGTGGAGCTGAATAAGAAGAGAGATGCAGAATTTCAGAAGCTGCGTAGAGAGCTGGAAGAATCCACTCTCCACCACGAAGCCACTGCTGCCTCCCTGAGGAAGAAACATGCTGACAGCGTTGCTGAACTGGGCGAACAGATTGATAATTTGCAGCGTGTGAAGCagaagctggagaaagagaagagtgaGCTAAAGCTGGAGCTGGATGACTTGTCTTCTAACATGGAAAGTGTGGTAAAAGCTAAATCAAACATTGAGAAGATGTGCCGTACAATGGAAGACAACATGAATGAGTACAAGAGTAAATATGAGGAGGCTCAACGGACCATCAATGACCTGACTACCCAGAGGGCCAAGCTGCTTACTGAGAACGGTGAGTTTGGACgtcagctggaggagaaggagtgTCTGATATCACAGCTGACCAGGGGGAAGAACTCCTACAACCAGCAAGTAGAAGATCTACGCAGACAGCTGGAAGAAGAAGTAAAGGCGAAGAATGCCCTCGCCCATGCTGTACAGTCAGCTCGTCATGACTGTGATCTGCTCCGAGAACAGTTTGAAGAAGAGCAGGAAGCCaaggctgagctgcagagagctCTGTCCAAATCCAACACTGACGTCTCAGCATGGAGGACAAAATATGAAACAGATGGGATTCAGAGAACAGAAGAGCTGGAAGAAGCAAAAAAGAAGCTGGTTCAGAGActgcaggaagcagaggaggccaTTGAGGCCGTGAATGCAAAGTGCTCATCTCTTGAAAAGACCAAGCACCGCCTCCAAAATGAGATTGAAGACCTGATGCTGGACCTTGAGAGATCCAATGCAGCATCTGCGGCACTGGACAAGAAGCAAAGAACCTTTGACAAAGTCTTGGCAGAGTGGAAGCAGAAGTTTGAGGAGTCACAGTGTGAGCTGGAGGCTTCCCAGAAGGAGGCTCGGTCTCTGAGCACTGAACTGTTCAAACTGAGAAACGCCTATGAAGAGTGCTTGGATCAACTGGAGAcaatgaagagagagaacaaaaatcTCCAAGAGGAGATCTCTGACCTCACTGACCAGCTGGGGGAGGGCGGCAGGAGTGCCCATGAACTGGAAAAGATCAGAAAGCAGCTTGAACAGGAAAAGACTGAGCTCCAGTCAGcactggaggaggcagagggttCCCTGGAGCATGAAGAAAGCAAAATCCTGCGAGCCCAGCTCGAGTTTAACCAAGTGAAGGCTGACATGGAGCGGAAAGTGGCTGAAAAAGACGAGGAAATGGAGCAGGCTAAGAGGAACTACCAACGCATGCTTGAGTCACTTCAGTCCTCTCTGGAATCTGAAACCAGGAGCCGCAATGAGGCCCTGAGAGtcaagaagaagatggagggtgACCTGAATGAGATGGAGATTCAGCTGAGCCAAGCTAATAGGCAGGCAGCCGATGCCCAGAAACAGCTCAAGAGCCTCCAGGCGTTCCTGAAGgacattcagctgcagctggacgATGCACATCATAGCAACGACGACCTGAGGGAGAACATCGCTCTCCTGGAACGACGAAACAACCTGATCCAGGCTGAGCTGGAGGAAGTGAGGGCTGCTATCGAGCAGACAGAAAGAAGTCGAAAACTTGCAGAACAGGAACTGACTGATGCAACAGAGCGAATGCAACTCCTGCACTCCCAGAACACCAGCCTGATCAACCAGAAGAAGAAGCATGAAGCAgacctcctccacctgcagaaTGAGATGGAGGAGGCAATACAGGAGAACCGCAATGCTGAGGAGAAGGCAAAGAAGGCCATCACAGATGCAGCCATGAtggcagaggagctgaagaaggagcaggacaccagcGCCCATCTGGAGCGCATGAAGAAGAACATGGAGCAGACCATCAAAGACCTGCAGCACCGTCTGGATGAGGCCGAGCAGATTGCCATGAAGGGCGGCAAGAAGCAACTTCAGAAACTGGAGGCTCGCATCAAAGAACTGGAGAATGAGCTGGAGGCCGAGCAGAGAAAGGGAACGGACTCCATCAAAGGGGTTCGCAAGTATGAACGTCGCATCAAGGAGCTCACCTACCAGACCGAGGAAGACCGCAAGAACATGGCTCGCCTCCAGGACCTGGTggacaaactgcagctgaaggTCAAGTCCTACAAACATGCAGCTGAAGAGGCCGAGGAGGCGGCAAACACCAACATGGCCAAACTCCGCAAACTGCAGCACgagctggaggaggcagaggagagagccGACATCGCCGAGTCACAGGTGAACAAGCTGAGGGCGAAGACCAGGGACGGAACCTCCAAGAAAGGCCTGGATGAGTGA